One Candidatus Roseilinea sp. genomic region harbors:
- a CDS encoding hypothetical protein (possible pseudo, frameshifted), whose amino-acid sequence MACRAILPAIGREIPIISDSVVDMAFGTGAVKVTPAHDFVDYEVGKRHHLPFIEVMDETAKMNANAGPYAGLDRFECRKRLVADLEKEGLLVKVEPYTIKLGRGQRSGAVIEPRISLQWWCDTKAMAQMAADAVRSGRIKIVPERFEKTWFQWLDNIRDWCISRQLWWGHQIPVWYVVNAEALKRDRADLPTQYCALSEEEAYQAARADWGPDVALRQDEDVLDTWFSSGLWPFSTLGWPRDTEDMRCYYPTTMLETGYDILFFWVARMVMLGLELTGNVPFTTVYLHGLIRTADGKKMSKSRPDQIIDPLELIDTYGADALRFFLVTAGAPGNDIKMDARKVDGKWRSDRIEGARNFANKLWNAARFVLGKLDAQAEPPRPEGADLRPLPDAWILARMRRTIHDARRLMDDYQYGEAGRLIYDFIWSDFCDWYLEFSKNRLNLDVLVQSLDVALRLLHPFMPFITEELWQKLKEAAAGRWSLPSFQYPALMLAPYPQPDELPVADDDALAGMALVQAAIHAIRNARAEYNVEQHRRIPAVISAGAHRAYFEAMRESIQALARVDDDLTIAERAPAPEQAVTLALGDVTVYLPLAGLVDLQAERRRLSDEMATLEAQIAKSEQLLAGDFSRRAPAAVVDKERAKLANLRARRDELRARLDGLA is encoded by the coding sequence GTGGCTTGCCGCGCGATCTTGCCGGCCATCGGCCGCGAAATCCCCATCATCAGCGATAGCGTCGTCGACATGGCGTTCGGCACCGGCGCGGTGAAGGTGACGCCGGCACATGACTTTGTGGACTACGAAGTGGGCAAGCGCCATCATCTACCCTTCATCGAGGTCATGGATGAGACGGCCAAGATGAACGCCAACGCCGGCCCCTACGCCGGCCTGGATCGCTTCGAGTGCCGCAAGCGCCTGGTGGCCGACCTGGAGAAGGAAGGACTGCTGGTGAAGGTTGAGCCATACACGATCAAACTGGGCCGCGGCCAGCGCAGCGGCGCCGTCATCGAGCCGCGCATCAGCCTGCAGTGGTGGTGCGACACGAAGGCGATGGCGCAGATGGCTGCCGATGCCGTGCGCAGCGGTCGCATCAAGATCGTGCCGGAGCGCTTCGAGAAAACCTGGTTCCAGTGGCTTGACAACATCCGCGATTGGTGCATCAGCCGTCAATTGTGGTGGGGGCATCAGATCCCCGTGTGGTACGTGGTGAACGCAGAAGCGTTGAAGCGCGACCGCGCGGACTTGCCCACGCAATACTGCGCGCTGAGCGAGGAAGAGGCGTACCAGGCGGCGCGCGCCGACTGGGGGCCGGACGTGGCGCTGCGCCAGGATGAGGACGTGCTCGACACCTGGTTCTCGTCCGGCTTATGGCCGTTCAGCACGCTGGGCTGGCCGCGCGACACCGAGGATATGCGCTGCTACTACCCTACGACCATGCTAGAGACCGGCTATGACATCCTCTTCTTCTGGGTGGCGCGCATGGTGATGCTGGGGTTGGAGCTGACCGGCAACGTGCCGTTCACCACCGTGTATCTGCACGGCCTGATCCGCACCGCGGACGGCAAGAAGATGAGCAAGAGCCGGCCGGATCAGATCATTGACCCGCTCGAGCTGATTGACACCTACGGCGCCGATGCGCTGCGCTTCTTCCTGGTCACCGCCGGCGCGCCCGGCAATGACATCAAGATGGATGCGCGCAAAGTAGACGGCAAATGGCGCAGCGATCGCATCGAGGGCGCGCGCAACTTCGCCAACAAGCTGTGGAACGCCGCGCGGTTCGTGCTGGGGAAATTGGACGCGCAAGCCGAGCCGCCGCGGCCCGAAGGCGCCGACCTTCGCCCGCTGCCCGATGCGTGGATCCTGGCGCGCATGCGCCGGACGATCCACGACGCGCGCCGGCTGATGGACGACTACCAATACGGCGAAGCCGGCCGATTGATCTACGACTTCATCTGGAGCGACTTCTGCGATTGGTACCTGGAGTTCTCCAAGAACCGGCTCAACCTCGACGTGTTGGTCCAGTCGCTCGACGTGGCGCTGCGTCTGTTGCACCCCTTCATGCCCTTCATCACCGAGGAATTGTGGCAGAAGTTGAAGGAGGCGGCCGCCGGTCGCTGGTCGTTGCCCAGCTTCCAATACCCTGCGCTGATGCTGGCGCCCTATCCGCAGCCGGATGAACTGCCTGTCGCCGACGACGACGCGCTGGCCGGCATGGCGCTGGTGCAGGCAGCCATCCACGCCATCCGCAATGCGCGCGCCGAATACAACGTGGAACAGCACCGGCGCATCCCTGCGGTGATCAGCGCCGGCGCGCACAGAGCCTACTTCGAGGCGATGCGCGAGAGCATCCAGGCGCTGGCGCGCGTGGACGACGACTTGACGATCGCCGAGCGCGCGCCCGCGCCAGAGCAAGCCGTAACGCTGGCGCTGGGCGACGTGACGGTGTATCTGCCGCTGGCCGGCCTGGTGGACTTGCAAGCCGAGCGCAGGCGCCTGAGCGACGAGATGGCCACGCTGGAAGCGCAGATCGCCAAGAGCGAGCAACTGCTGGCCGGCGACTTCAGCCGCCGCGCGCCGGCGGCCGTGGTGGACAAAGAGCGCGCTAAGCTGGCCAACCTGCGCGCCCGCCGCGACGAACTGCGCGCCCGGCTTGATGGCCTGGCCTAG
- the accC gene encoding acetyl-CoA carboxylase biotin carboxylase subunit yields MFKKVLIANRGEIAVRIIRACNELGIGTVAVYSDVDRNALHVRFADEAYHIGPPPSRDSYLRIDKILEVAKKSEADAIHPGYGFLAEREDFAQACADEGIVFIGPSPSAIAKMGDKAVARATVQRAGVAVIPGTEGEANLSDEELLNIAPKIGFPLLIKASAGGGGKGQREVHSLEEMPALLASARREAESAFGDGSVYLEKLVEGARHIEFQLLGDHHGNIIHLGERECSLQRRRQKLVEECPSPAMNPELRAKMGEMAVRAAQAVNYVNAGTIECLLDKQGNFYFMEMNTRLQVEHPITERVTGVDIVKEQIRIARGRPLRYKQKNIKMTGWAIECRINAEDPFANFMPSTGLIKRINFPTGPGVRVESGVYEGYEITPYYDSMIAKLICWGDTRAEAILRMKRALNEFRIMGVKTNVPFHQQLFRSTRFQAGQFDTRFVEDRFALEEQSQAHSDVAAIAATLIAHRQGREAAERIERTDHGRASHWRWSLRKTWE; encoded by the coding sequence ATGTTCAAGAAGGTTCTGATTGCTAACCGTGGCGAAATTGCCGTGCGCATCATTCGCGCCTGCAACGAGCTGGGCATCGGCACGGTCGCGGTCTATTCCGATGTGGACCGCAACGCGCTGCATGTGCGCTTTGCCGACGAGGCTTATCACATCGGCCCGCCGCCCTCGCGCGACTCGTATCTTCGCATTGACAAGATCCTTGAGGTCGCGAAGAAGTCTGAGGCCGACGCGATTCACCCCGGCTATGGCTTCCTGGCCGAGCGCGAGGATTTCGCCCAGGCCTGTGCCGACGAGGGCATCGTCTTCATCGGCCCATCGCCGAGCGCCATTGCCAAGATGGGCGACAAAGCCGTAGCGCGCGCCACGGTGCAGCGCGCCGGCGTCGCCGTCATCCCTGGAACGGAGGGCGAGGCGAACCTGTCGGACGAGGAGCTGCTGAACATCGCGCCCAAGATTGGCTTCCCCCTGTTGATCAAGGCCAGCGCGGGCGGCGGCGGCAAGGGGCAGCGCGAAGTGCACAGCCTGGAGGAGATGCCGGCGTTGCTGGCCAGCGCGCGGCGCGAGGCCGAGTCGGCCTTCGGCGACGGCTCGGTATATCTCGAGAAGCTGGTCGAAGGCGCCCGGCACATCGAATTCCAACTCCTGGGCGATCATCACGGCAACATTATCCATTTGGGCGAGCGCGAATGCAGCCTGCAACGCCGGCGCCAGAAACTGGTGGAAGAGTGCCCCTCGCCGGCGATGAATCCGGAGCTGCGCGCCAAGATGGGCGAAATGGCCGTGCGCGCCGCGCAGGCGGTGAACTACGTCAACGCCGGCACAATCGAATGCCTGCTCGATAAGCAGGGCAACTTCTACTTTATGGAGATGAACACACGCCTGCAAGTAGAGCATCCGATTACCGAACGCGTGACGGGCGTGGACATCGTCAAGGAGCAGATTCGCATCGCGCGCGGACGGCCGCTGCGCTATAAGCAAAAGAACATCAAGATGACCGGTTGGGCCATCGAGTGCCGGATCAACGCCGAAGACCCGTTCGCCAATTTCATGCCCAGCACCGGCCTGATCAAGCGCATCAACTTCCCGACCGGGCCGGGGGTGCGCGTAGAAAGCGGCGTATACGAAGGCTACGAGATCACGCCGTACTACGATTCGATGATCGCCAAGCTGATCTGCTGGGGCGACACGCGCGCCGAGGCGATCCTGCGCATGAAGCGCGCGCTGAACGAATTCCGCATCATGGGCGTGAAGACCAATGTGCCGTTCCACCAACAGCTCTTCCGCTCGACGCGCTTCCAAGCCGGCCAGTTCGACACGCGTTTCGTCGAAGATCGCTTCGCGCTTGAGGAGCAGTCCCAGGCTCACAGCGACGTGGCCGCCATCGCGGCCACGCTGATTGCACACCGGCAGGGGCGCGAGGCCGCCGAGCGCATCGAACGCACCGATCACGGACGGGCCTCGCATTGGCGTTGGAGCCTGCGCAAGACGTGGGAGTAG
- the leuB gene encoding 3-isopropylmalate dehydrogenase, producing the protein MKLRIAVLPGDGIGPEVCAEAVAVLQALGLDLELHTAQVGGCAIDAQGTALPDEALRMAQDADAVLFGAVGMAKFDKDPTAKVRPEQAILGLRKGLGLFANLRPVKAYDALLDASTLKPEVIRGVDLIILRELTGGTYFGKPQGQSGEAPHRQAVDTTFYTEDEVRRLMIMAFELARGRKKKVTQADKANVMATGRLWRQVAHEVREAYPDVVYEDMFADACAMHLLRNPRAFDIIATENLFGDILSDEASMLTGSMGMLPSASLGDALNRHGYRRGLYEPIHGAAHDIAGQGVANPLAMILSAAMMLRWSFGLHREAERIEQAVARALDDGLRCGDIKQPGTNVLGTREMGQAVIARL; encoded by the coding sequence ATGAAGCTACGAATCGCTGTTCTTCCGGGCGATGGCATCGGGCCAGAGGTGTGCGCCGAAGCCGTCGCCGTGCTCCAGGCGCTCGGCCTTGACCTGGAGCTGCACACCGCCCAGGTGGGGGGATGCGCTATTGACGCGCAAGGCACGGCGTTGCCCGACGAGGCGTTGCGAATGGCTCAAGACGCCGACGCTGTGCTGTTCGGCGCGGTCGGCATGGCCAAGTTCGATAAAGACCCCACCGCCAAAGTCCGGCCCGAGCAGGCGATCCTCGGCCTGCGCAAGGGATTGGGGTTATTCGCCAACCTGCGACCGGTGAAGGCCTACGACGCCTTGCTCGACGCCTCGACGCTCAAGCCGGAAGTCATCCGAGGCGTGGATCTGATCATCCTGCGCGAGCTGACCGGCGGGACGTATTTCGGCAAGCCGCAAGGCCAATCCGGCGAAGCGCCCCATCGCCAGGCGGTGGACACCACCTTCTACACCGAAGACGAGGTGCGCCGGCTGATGATCATGGCCTTCGAGCTGGCGCGCGGGCGCAAGAAGAAGGTGACACAGGCCGATAAGGCCAACGTCATGGCCACCGGCCGGCTGTGGCGACAGGTGGCGCACGAGGTTCGGGAGGCGTATCCCGATGTCGTATACGAGGACATGTTCGCCGACGCCTGCGCCATGCATCTGCTGCGCAATCCGCGCGCTTTCGACATCATCGCAACCGAGAACCTGTTCGGCGACATCCTCAGCGACGAGGCTTCCATGTTGACCGGCTCGATGGGGATGCTGCCGAGCGCATCCCTCGGCGATGCGCTCAACCGGCATGGCTATCGGCGCGGCCTCTATGAGCCTATCCACGGCGCGGCGCACGACATCGCCGGCCAAGGCGTCGCCAACCCACTGGCGATGATCCTGAGCGCGGCCATGATGTTGCGCTGGTCGTTCGGGTTGCATCGCGAAGCCGAGCGCATCGAGCAGGCGGTGGCGCGCGCGCTGGATGACGGCCTGCGCTGCGGCGACATCAAGCAACCCGGAACGAACGTGCTCGGCACGCGGGAGATGGGACAAGCCGTGATCGCGCGCTTGTGA
- a CDS encoding ornithine cyclodeaminase, which produces MRIFDFATTQRLLPYLELAEELRAVLRDKHAGITIAPQRLALPIGDSGMLFVMPAADQEIAITKLVTAHPRNTERGLPSIHGEVIVMNAHTGERLMLLDGQAVTARRTAALSLLAAQMLASEEAKRGALLIIGAGAQGKAHLEALGQWLPANDVFIFSRAFADAEALAHHGRMMGINAQAIGTVSDMLPACGIIVTATTSRQPLFEDRVRDDALVIAVGAYSAEMAELPADLVRRARIFTDTLEGARAEAGDLIQAGVDWSRVTPLEAVVAGTPPTIPSDATPPAPIIFKSVGHALWDLAAARLAACKMPPLSAK; this is translated from the coding sequence GTGCGCATTTTCGATTTCGCGACCACCCAACGGCTCTTGCCCTATCTGGAATTGGCCGAGGAGTTGCGCGCTGTGTTACGCGACAAGCACGCCGGTATCACGATAGCCCCTCAGCGGTTGGCGCTGCCGATCGGCGACAGCGGCATGTTGTTCGTGATGCCCGCCGCCGACCAGGAGATCGCCATCACCAAGCTCGTCACCGCGCACCCGCGCAACACCGAGCGCGGCCTCCCCAGCATTCATGGCGAAGTCATTGTGATGAATGCCCACACCGGCGAACGCTTGATGCTCCTCGACGGTCAAGCCGTGACGGCCCGGCGCACTGCGGCGCTCTCGCTGCTCGCCGCGCAGATGCTCGCGTCTGAAGAAGCCAAGCGCGGCGCGTTGCTCATCATCGGCGCGGGCGCGCAGGGTAAGGCGCACCTGGAAGCGCTGGGCCAGTGGCTGCCGGCGAACGACGTGTTCATCTTCTCGCGCGCCTTCGCCGATGCCGAGGCGCTGGCCCATCACGGGCGCATGATGGGGATTAATGCGCAGGCCATTGGGACGGTCAGCGACATGTTGCCGGCGTGCGGCATCATCGTGACAGCTACTACCAGCCGACAGCCGCTGTTCGAGGACCGCGTGCGCGATGATGCGCTTGTTATCGCCGTGGGCGCTTATTCAGCCGAGATGGCCGAGTTGCCTGCCGACCTCGTGCGTCGCGCGCGCATCTTCACGGATACGCTCGAGGGCGCACGTGCCGAGGCCGGCGACCTGATCCAGGCCGGCGTGGATTGGTCTCGCGTGACGCCGCTGGAAGCGGTTGTCGCGGGAACCCCCCCGACGATCCCATCAGACGCAACGCCCCCCGCGCCGATCATCTTCAAAAGCGTCGGCCACGCGCTTTGGGATTTGGCCGCAGCTCGCCTAGCCGCCTGCAAAATGCCGCCGCTGTCGGCGAAGTAG
- a CDS encoding aminomethyltransferase, with the protein MADLKRTALFEAHKQLGARMAPFGGWEMPLWYASAREEHLAVRTAAGLFDVSHMGVFDVRGPDAGAFLDHVGTNDVSKLAVGRSHYSYLLDEQGDVVDDIMVYRLEPERYMVVVNAANNDKDWAWLRAQAGGFRCTLRDLRDPSSGADRRVDLALQGPHSRDILLKLLDSEPQTAAGTDLNALPYTGVMRAVLAGHDVFISRTGYTGERIAYEIFVHPDQSVALWHALLDAGRDQGLKPCGLAARDSLRIEAGLPLYGHELAGPLNLAPYHIGFDNFVKTDKPADFIGKAAYQEKAARHTARLVRFRMNEKGVRPSKLGDPVLDKRGRVIGTVTSCAQDGEGYLLGLALVERSAGVEEGSVIYVVALPERMPEPLKPFAPLGSRALMPDAVTVLSRFPPRRG; encoded by the coding sequence ATGGCCGATCTCAAACGCACCGCCCTGTTCGAGGCGCACAAGCAGCTCGGCGCGCGCATGGCGCCCTTCGGCGGCTGGGAGATGCCGCTGTGGTATGCCTCGGCGCGCGAGGAGCACCTTGCGGTGCGCACCGCCGCCGGCCTATTCGACGTCAGCCACATGGGCGTGTTCGACGTGCGTGGGCCGGACGCCGGCGCCTTTCTCGATCACGTCGGCACGAACGACGTGAGCAAGCTGGCCGTCGGCCGCTCGCACTACAGCTATCTGCTCGACGAGCAGGGCGATGTCGTGGACGACATCATGGTCTATCGCCTCGAGCCGGAGCGCTACATGGTCGTGGTCAACGCGGCCAACAACGACAAAGATTGGGCTTGGCTGCGCGCCCAGGCCGGCGGCTTTCGCTGCACGCTGCGCGACCTGCGCGATCCGAGTTCGGGCGCCGACCGGCGCGTGGACCTTGCCCTGCAAGGCCCGCACTCCAGGGACATCCTGCTCAAGCTCCTCGACAGTGAGCCGCAGACGGCGGCAGGGACAGATCTCAATGCCCTTCCATACACCGGCGTGATGCGCGCCGTGCTGGCCGGCCACGACGTCTTCATCTCGCGCACCGGCTACACAGGCGAGCGCATCGCCTACGAGATCTTCGTGCATCCGGACCAGTCGGTCGCGCTGTGGCATGCGCTGCTGGACGCCGGCCGCGACCAGGGCCTGAAGCCGTGCGGATTGGCTGCGCGCGATAGTTTGCGCATCGAGGCCGGCTTGCCGCTCTACGGCCACGAGCTGGCCGGACCGCTCAACCTGGCCCCGTATCACATCGGCTTCGATAACTTCGTGAAGACCGACAAGCCCGCCGACTTCATCGGCAAGGCGGCCTACCAGGAGAAGGCCGCGCGCCACACGGCGAGGCTGGTGCGCTTCCGCATGAACGAGAAGGGCGTGCGGCCGAGCAAGCTGGGCGATCCGGTGCTGGACAAGCGCGGGCGAGTGATCGGCACGGTCACCTCTTGCGCGCAGGACGGCGAAGGCTACCTGCTCGGCCTGGCGCTGGTCGAACGATCGGCCGGCGTCGAGGAGGGCAGCGTGATCTACGTCGTCGCGCTGCCGGAGCGCATGCCCGAGCCGCTCAAGCCGTTCGCGCCGTTGGGCAGCCGCGCGCTGATGCCGGATGCAGTCACGGTGCTCTCACGCTTCCCGCCTCGCAGGGGATGA
- a CDS encoding universal stress protein: MIKHILLATDGSAAAERAAEMAASLAKRYDAKLTVVHAYAPVPMFLGEPNYSQAVERALEEGRKLVEGVANRLRELGVKEVVPELIEGAATDVILGLIETRRPDLVVVGSRGLGTWQGAFLGSVSMAVTQRADCPVLVVK, encoded by the coding sequence ATGATTAAGCACATCCTATTAGCGACGGATGGGTCGGCGGCTGCCGAGCGGGCTGCCGAGATGGCGGCTTCGCTCGCCAAGCGTTACGACGCCAAGCTCACAGTCGTGCACGCCTATGCCCCTGTGCCGATGTTCTTGGGCGAGCCGAATTACAGCCAAGCGGTGGAGCGCGCGTTGGAGGAGGGCAGAAAGCTGGTGGAGGGCGTAGCCAACCGCCTGCGTGAGCTGGGCGTAAAAGAAGTGGTCCCTGAGCTCATCGAGGGAGCGGCCACGGACGTGATCCTAGGGTTGATCGAAACACGCAGACCTGACCTGGTCGTGGTTGGCTCGCGCGGGCTGGGCACTTGGCAAGGCGCGTTCTTGGGCAGTGTGAGCATGGCCGTGACGCAGCGCGCCGATTGCCCGGTGCTAGTTGTGAAGTGA
- a CDS encoding hypothetical protein (possible pseudo, frameshifted) yields MTELSKTYDPKAVERRIYEWWEKSGYFKPENQRHLDPNEPQFVITIPPPNVTGTLHMGHALTSAIEDLMTRYHRMKGARTLWVPGTDHAGIATQAVVERKLEREGRRRRDMTRDAFLAEVWAWKEHSQRIINGQQRALGISVDWDREAFTMDEARTLAVRKAFKHLYDKGLIYRDTRMVNWDPVQLTGVSDLEVETEEEGEPGFLYHVRYPLQTNRWEGPLHPLGQRALGRGRHRVDHRCHHPAGDHPGRHGSDGAPGGRALHAPRGLPRDLAGHRPRNPHHQR; encoded by the coding sequence ATGACCGAGCTATCTAAGACTTACGATCCGAAGGCGGTAGAGCGCCGCATCTACGAGTGGTGGGAGAAGAGCGGCTACTTCAAGCCGGAAAATCAGCGCCATCTCGACCCGAACGAACCACAGTTCGTCATCACCATCCCGCCGCCCAACGTCACCGGCACGTTGCACATGGGCCACGCGCTTACCAGCGCCATCGAGGACTTGATGACGCGCTACCACCGCATGAAGGGCGCGCGCACGCTGTGGGTGCCCGGCACCGACCATGCGGGCATCGCCACGCAAGCCGTGGTGGAGAGGAAACTGGAGCGGGAAGGGCGCCGCCGGCGCGATATGACCCGCGACGCGTTCCTCGCTGAGGTGTGGGCCTGGAAGGAGCATTCGCAACGCATCATCAACGGTCAGCAGCGCGCCCTGGGCATCAGCGTGGACTGGGACCGCGAGGCGTTCACCATGGACGAGGCGCGCACCCTCGCCGTGCGCAAGGCGTTCAAACACCTCTACGACAAAGGGCTGATCTACCGTGACACGCGCATGGTGAACTGGGACCCGGTGCAGCTCACCGGCGTGAGCGACCTAGAGGTGGAGACCGAGGAAGAGGGGGAGCCGGGGTTCCTCTATCACGTGCGCTATCCCCTGCAGACCAATCGCTGGGAAGGCCCGCTGCACCCCCTGGGGCAGCGGGCGCTGGGCCGAGGGCGCCACCGAGTGGATCACCGTTGCCACCACCCGGCCGGAGACCATCCTGGGCGACACGGCAGTGATGGTGCACCCGGAGGACGAGCGCTACACGCACCGCGTGGCTTGCCGCGCGATCTTGCCGGCCATCGGCCGCGAAATCCCCATCATCAGCGATAG
- a CDS encoding chlorophyll a oxygenase yields MIQDPVLLNDWHPVASLQQLEAQPVLGARLLGEDLVVWRCGDAVMVWQDLCIHRGTRLSLGEIVGETLACPYHGWRYGPDGRCVHIPAHPGQKPPDKARAKTYRAQVKYGLVWASLGAPQHDVPPFAEWDDPSYRKVLCGPYRVKASGPRVIENFLDVGHFPFVHEGILGDQAYPEIMDYEAEITDEGVIARNVRVYQPDPYGTGVGDVVTYVYRVLRPLTAYLLKQSAQSLAIQLMVTPHDLVDSTAWMWMAMNYGHETPVEAFVAFQDRIFGQDAPIVQSQRPELLPLDLQAELHLKSDRTAIAYRKWLNQLGLTIGAA; encoded by the coding sequence ATGATTCAAGACCCTGTGCTCCTCAACGATTGGCATCCGGTTGCGTCGTTGCAGCAGCTCGAAGCGCAGCCGGTGCTCGGCGCGCGCTTGCTGGGCGAAGATTTGGTGGTGTGGCGCTGCGGCGATGCCGTGATGGTCTGGCAGGACTTGTGCATCCATCGCGGCACGCGCCTCTCGCTTGGCGAGATCGTCGGCGAAACGCTGGCTTGCCCCTACCACGGCTGGCGCTACGGTCCCGACGGCCGCTGTGTGCACATCCCGGCGCATCCCGGCCAGAAACCGCCCGACAAAGCCCGCGCTAAGACGTATCGCGCTCAGGTGAAGTACGGCCTGGTTTGGGCTTCGCTCGGCGCGCCGCAGCACGACGTGCCGCCCTTCGCCGAGTGGGATGACCCATCGTATCGCAAGGTGTTGTGCGGGCCGTATCGCGTCAAGGCCAGCGGCCCGCGCGTGATCGAGAACTTCCTCGACGTTGGCCACTTCCCGTTCGTCCACGAAGGCATCTTAGGCGACCAAGCCTACCCGGAGATCATGGACTACGAGGCCGAGATCACCGACGAGGGCGTGATCGCGCGCAACGTGCGCGTGTATCAACCGGATCCCTACGGCACCGGCGTCGGTGATGTCGTGACCTACGTGTATCGCGTGTTGCGCCCGTTGACTGCCTATCTGCTCAAGCAGTCCGCGCAATCCCTGGCCATTCAGCTCATGGTCACGCCGCACGACCTGGTGGACAGCACCGCGTGGATGTGGATGGCGATGAACTACGGGCACGAGACGCCGGTCGAGGCGTTCGTGGCTTTCCAGGATCGCATCTTCGGCCAGGACGCGCCGATCGTGCAATCGCAGCGGCCGGAGCTGTTGCCGCTGGATTTGCAGGCCGAGCTACATCTGAAGAGCGACCGCACGGCCATTGCCTATCGCAAATGGCTGAACCAGCTCGGCCTAACGATCGGCGCCGCGTGA
- a CDS encoding hypothetical protein (possible pseudo, frameshifted) codes for MLRHAQEFGLDPLLLFSLIRQESLFEPFAVSSAAANGLMQVIPSTGREIHTDLNWPPNYTTADLQKPYVSVRFGSHYLAKQRRFFGGDLYAAHRRIQRRPGQRAALEGTQRRRPGCLLHGHHIR; via the coding sequence GTGCTACGGCACGCCCAAGAATTCGGGCTGGATCCGCTGCTGCTCTTCTCCTTAATCCGACAGGAGAGCCTGTTCGAGCCGTTCGCGGTGTCCAGCGCAGCGGCGAACGGCTTGATGCAAGTGATCCCCAGCACCGGCCGCGAAATCCACACCGATCTGAATTGGCCGCCGAACTACACCACTGCCGACTTGCAGAAGCCGTACGTGAGCGTGCGCTTCGGCAGCCACTACCTGGCCAAACAACGTCGTTTCTTCGGCGGCGATCTCTACGCGGCCCATCGCCGCATACAACGGCGGCCCGGGCAACGCGCTGCGCTGGAAGGAACGCAGCGCCGGCGACCCGGATGTCTTCTTCATGGCCATCACATTCGATGA
- a CDS encoding ribonucleotide-diphosphate reductase encodes MLDETLFPLSLYHKAKQLVWDPRDIDLAQDARDWQRMNERERDIITRLSAQFLGGEVAVTHDLTPLLAAIRRQGGLLEEEMFLTTQLFEESKHVEWFDRWWNAMGALQAPSCSAPYRQLFEVELPTALSRLLHDDSARAQVEAIATYHIIIEGVLAETGYHGFARALRDHGLMPGTVRGVALVQRDEARHIAYGLYALGRLLRGEPALWDVLMARLNGLLPLALEIVSETFAPYGDDIPFGLDPAEFIAYAGEQFDHRLNALERGR; translated from the coding sequence ATGCTCGACGAAACCCTGTTCCCGCTCTCCCTCTATCACAAGGCCAAACAACTCGTCTGGGATCCGCGCGACATTGACCTCGCGCAGGACGCGCGCGACTGGCAGCGCATGAACGAACGCGAACGCGACATCATCACGCGGCTCTCGGCGCAATTCCTCGGCGGCGAGGTCGCTGTGACGCATGACCTGACCCCACTGCTGGCAGCCATCCGCCGGCAAGGCGGCCTGCTCGAGGAGGAGATGTTCCTCACCACGCAATTGTTCGAGGAGAGCAAGCACGTCGAGTGGTTCGACCGATGGTGGAACGCGATGGGCGCGCTGCAGGCGCCCTCTTGCTCTGCGCCGTATCGCCAGCTCTTCGAGGTCGAACTGCCGACAGCGTTGAGCCGGCTGTTGCACGATGACTCGGCCCGCGCCCAGGTCGAGGCGATCGCTACATACCACATCATCATCGAGGGCGTGCTGGCCGAGACCGGCTACCACGGCTTCGCGCGCGCCTTGCGCGACCACGGCTTGATGCCCGGCACGGTGCGTGGGGTGGCGCTGGTGCAGCGCGACGAAGCGCGACACATCGCCTACGGTCTATATGCGCTGGGACGTTTGCTGCGGGGCGAGCCGGCGCTGTGGGACGTGCTAATGGCCCGGCTGAATGGGCTGCTGCCGTTGGCGCTAGAAATCGTCAGCGAGACCTTCGCGCCTTACGGCGACGACATTCCCTTCGGCCTCGACCCGGCCGAGTTCATCGCCTACGCCGGCGAGCAGTTCGACCACCGCCTGAACGCCCTGGAGCGCGGTCGGTAG